AGAGCAGAGAGTCTCTTCTTTGCCCTTGCTGCTCCCGTACTGGCGGGACATAGCGGAAGCCCAGCCGGAACGGAGTCTCCTGGGAGACGGGGACCATTAGCCGCAGAAAAGCCAGTCTGCCCGGTAACTTATAGAAGCGGACAGTGCCACAAAGATCCCAGGATGAGTGATCAGACCTTTGCTCGTGACCTTGGAATACGGAACCTCTGCCACCAAGATCAATAAAAGCCTTAGAATTTTTAGGGAAGCTCTGCCCCTTGGTGTGCTGTGTTGTGGTGACAGCTGCCTGAGGCAGGTGTCCTCAGTGCCTCAGCTACGGAAGCAACCCTGGGCCGCCTGCTAACTGAATAcatggaaaaaaagtaaagacgaaatttgtttaaaaagtcttaattttataaaaaacgATTTTCTTACATGGAGCTGGGAACCGTTCACTCTCACATACACCCACTCACCTATCCGATTCCAGGAGCGTAACTAAACTATGACGACTAGTTAAGACAGCAAACACCACAAGGTATCAGTTCAAGTATTAGTGCAACAGGCATCTGCATAATAAACGTCCTTAGAAGAAAAGATCTGATTTGTCACAGGTTCAGTTAATTGCCCTCAAAATTTACAAATTATCTCTGTTAGAATGTGTTGGCTATGAGCACATTTCAGTACGGGGGGAAGGGGAGCTTTTAACTCTTAATTTTAAGGAAATCAGAGTTCAATTtgatgatttttatccttcacaAAGTAAACACACACAGCCCTGAAGCACTAAAGCAGGAAGTAACGCAGTGTCCCCTGCGGTCACCACTGGGGGTGTGCAGGAGCCAGCTGTGGCGGCGGAAAGCCGCgggccctccctgctcagcgcagcAACTCGGCCTTTCACGGCCACTGTTCTCTGATGAGAACCAGCTCACGTTCCTCGCGGCCACTAGTGTTGGCAAAGAGGAAACCACGCTCTCGTTTCTAAGCCGTTCAGGTTTTCTGAATGGCGCTCGTTCTAAGTGCGGCAGTGGCACTAGACAGACTTAGAAAACAAACTTCCCGGCAAACTGGGGCCCTGAACAGTTGGCAGGAGTCTGTACATTCAGTTTGGCTACTTGTAAGCTAGACTTTTAATTCTAGAAAGTGCTAACCTCAGAATTTGGGAAACCATGTTCACACATCTATCTTTAGGAGGAAGCTGGGTGGTTCTCCCTGCTGCTAAAAGCTCTGGGGAATGCCTAAAAACAGAGCCCACAGTTGAGAAAGAACGTAtaactctgttttctctcctttgtctttactgaaggcaaaaaataaaatctgtgttcCAGTTGTCCTCACAAGTAACTGCTAAATGCCTCCCAAGAGTCAGCGGATCATtacagtgtattaaaaaaaacaccaaaaaaccccccaaaaactgATCTCCTTAACCAGTGCTGTTCTCAGTACAAAGgtaaatttacaaaaatgtaaatattcataACCTAATCCAGCTGTATTTTCTGCTTCTGCACCACAGGTTGAAgggtattttaaaaaccaaaaaaaaaactaaaacctgAAAGCCTCAAAATAAGCCAGATTCACCTCACCTCTCCCAAAGGACAGGGGCCTCAGCACACAAGCAATTCCCGAGTGTGACGGGTCCAGACCCGCGACCGGCCTCTGCTGCGCGGTCCCTTCGTCCCCCGCCGACCCTCGCAGCACAGACGCGGGGCTCCCCAGTCCGCCGGCCGCAGCCCCGTGCCGGGAGCCGCGGCCTAGCACTCGGTCTCCTTGCTGCCCACGCGGTTCTGTCGCTGCAGCTTGAACGAGGCGGCCTTCTCGCTTCTCGGCACCGGACGGCCTGTGAGGTCCTCAAAGGACTTGGCGGCGGTGCCGCTGTTGGGGAAGGGGTCCTTCTCGAAGCCGTCCTCGTCCACGTGCGAGTCCATGCTGGGGTCCTCCTGGATCGTGTCCATTCTCTGGGGCTCCAGTTTGGGGGCGGCAGGGGGCAGCGGCGGCGCGGAGGCGACCTGCAGGGGCTGCATGGGCTGCGGGCGGCCGGGCGTCTGGGGCGCGGGGAAGGGCTTGATGATGCGCACCGAGGCGGAGTCCATGCTGCTCAGCATCTCCACGTTCTGCGAAGAGCCGGAGTCAGAGACAGACCCAGGTCCCAcagctcccccccgcccccggcacgTGGCTGTCCCCTGGGGCACAGTGACCCCTCCCGCTAAGCAAAGCCAGAGGTGAGGCTCCCCCACCTTCCACATGTCCTACAACTGGCCATCGGAGTCGCAAAAGAGCGCTCAAGAAACAATCCTCAAGTCAGGGTCTCAGGACAGGGAAAGTCAAAACGTTAAACCAGGTCAGTGCTGAACAGCTAAGTCCCAGCCGGGGCGGGTGCAGCCTCCCTCCCGGCTCTGCCTCCCTCGCGCCATTAAGGGCGGCTCCAGCCTGGACCCTTCCCGCAGCCGCAGGACGTCCCACAGGCAGAGGCACGCGGCGGCAGAGGCCACAGGCCCTCGCTGGGGCGGCCAACGGGCAGCCCTGGCTCCAGCAGGGCCCCGAGCGCCTGCGGGACTGGCCTGCAGGTACTTACGCTGGGGTGGAACAGGGACAGGGACTCATACTGCTTGTCCAGTTTCTTATCCTAGGAGGAAAACGAGCAGGGAAAGGTCATCCTTAAGCGATGAACTGCCTCAGAACACAAGTGTGCCGAGTGTCAGCAGGGCCAGTCGATGAGAAGAATTTTTTCTAAGACTGATGTATTTGAAGGAgtgagcatgcacaagcagggggaggggcagagggagaagcaggctccccgctgagcagagagccagatgtgggactcgatcctgggaccccgggatcatgacctgagccgaaggcagacgcttaacccactgagccacccaggcgccccagtgaaaAGAATTTCTTACATCAACTTTGTGAGTTCTGCCACCAGCCCGGAAGTGCTTCCTTTGCCCTTGGGGCCATCAGTGTTTGGATGTCAAGTAAGCAACTAGTCAAGAAACGCTTAAGTATGGTTCTTCTGGGAGAGTGCCCCAGAGGCAGGTGCCTGAGGGCAGGGGTCACACCAGGGCACTGCTGACCGCGGGGCCAGCTGCCGGGGGTTAGGGACGCTGCGGGCTCGCCCACCTGGTACTGGCCTCCGAATGCCCCAGCCCGCCCCGCCTCAACTCTCAGCTGTTCCCAGAGTTCACTGTGGCCCAAATTCTTAGAGGAACTGAGCCCGAAGCGCCCACTGCACACACGGCTCCAGCTGCCGCCCCGCGCCTGCCCGGCTGGAGCAGATGACAGCGGGCAAGGCAGGACGCGGAGCCCGGAAATCTAGGCCTGGCTTCCAGCCCAGCTGCCCCCACACATTCCGTGGTCAGCCACCAGGCACCAGCCTCCACCTATCTAGTGGCTTTGCTCCAAGACCCAGCGTCCGGCCTCGGTGCACAGCGGCAACTCTCAAGGCAAACAAAGCAGACTGACCTCGTCAAACAACGGTAACGGGGGAGCGGTGGGGGCGCCATTCTCGGCTGCTCCCGAGCTCTCCCTCCCCACGCCCACCACGCGCACCACCGAGCAAGAGCGGCTCAGGGAGGCCCCGGCAAGACGAGAGCGGAGCAGAGGAGTAACACCTCATGACGCAGCTGCGCCCGAATGTTCCAAGCGCTCACGTGAGGAGGCGTGCCCGAGAGTTCCAGAGCACAAGTCTGCAAGCCTGGATCTGATTTCTCGTCTCGACCGCAACAAATCATCTTTTTCCCACAGAAGCCAGGTGAATGAAGTTGTAAGAGTTGTTTAAAGTCTCCAAGTTGATGAATCACAAGGAGTTCATGGGGGAGAGCCCAATGCACCTTGTTAGCGGTTACTCGTTTTGAAGGAAGATAATAAAGATTGCTCCCTCTTACCAGACGGGGGGATGTGAACACCCGAAGCAATAAAGCAAACAGGAAACCACTTGGTAGAGGGGCGCGTCTGCGGCGTGCTGAGGTTTGCTATTTGCTCTAACAAAGCCTGAAATGCTCTTATTTCAAAGCTTCACTAGGAGGCCCTAGGCAAGTCCAGTGAAACAGTCTCCCGGGCTCAGAAGTATAACATTCCTCCAATTACACACGAGAACATATAACCACATACAAAaagcataattcttttttaaaaacgattAGCTAAACTTCTCACAAAATAAGCTTTCCCAGGGAATAACACCAAAAAATGTCACTGGAAACATCAGGTCAGATCTTGCTAAGaaccaattttatcttttccaaaagTTGTAAGATTGCAATTGCtcaaaattctaataaaatgtcTCATTACCTACAAGTTGGTGACTTACCACGCAATGGACAAGAATGCTGAAGGGGATCCAAAATATCAAGGAGAAAACCAGGACGGAACCTACGATGTTGTCCGCTAAAAACTTCCCTGTGAACAATTCCAAACAGTCAGTGTTCTGATCAAGTACTTTAGACACAAAATTAAATGCTCTTAGTATATTACCATGGTGTCAAATGAGACAGACTGCCGGCCAGGTAGTACTACCGAGGCAGCCCAAGAGGCGTCAGTGTCCCCTGTGCCAGCCCGCACCATCCCCCGAGCTATGGACACTCCTCCAGACAGAGCCCTGAGACCCTCGTGCAGGACAGACCGCATCACACAGTGCTCAACACGATCCCTGAGTGATGGTGTCAGGGACCAAGCACACAGGAGGCTACTGCTCGCGATGATGCGTGACAGGACAAAGTCACTGTCATCCAGGTACTATTTTTCTGACAATGAATTCCGACCCTGCAAGACAGAATACGTTGCTGCTTCTGCAAAACCCGAGGCCCACTTTTTGTCTGTCCTGAGGCTCACATGATACCAGATTCAGATTTACAACCTGCAGGACTGAACCAGGCTTACGGTTCCAGTGTCCACTTCTTAAAGACGCCAGAATTTCGAAAACGTGTGGACTTCCCTTGTCTGAAAACCTGCGCATCCGCACGACACAGCGGGAGAGCCGGGTGTGTGCTTCATCTCAGCTGACAAAGCTGCGCCAGCGAACACCGTGAATATTTCCATCTGCTTCAGGATCCGACGTAGTAACCCCAAAGCATACTTTCCTCATGTCATCACCAAACTCTGCTCACTTCCAAGCAAAGAGCCACTGGGGAAATCACCTACCAAAAGTATTGATGCTCAGCTGgtcgatgaagtcccaaaaccGCTCGATGACGTCCTGTACTCGCTTCTCACACTTGCCCTGTGAACACAGAACACAGCAGTGCCCGAGAAGGACTGCGTCAGGAGCGGCGCGGCTGGGTACAAGGGACGGACATGAAAGGCTTCAGGAAATCACAGCTGCAGGGGCCCAGTTTTGGACACAGGGACCTAACGCAGCAGGAGACACTTGTCACTTCCACTTCCACAATCAGCCCATTTTTATAAGTGAATTTAGAATTCCCAGGAAACGAAACTTGAGAAAACCAATTTTGTTTAAGACAGGCCCTCTAGCAAGGGCTGCACTGaccacacacgtgcacacgcgcgcacacacaccagGAGGAACCTAACCAGACTGCCTGGGAAGCCAGCCTAACCCCTTTAAATCCACGCCTGTGACTCCATGGGAATGAAATGTGTTTCACTAGAGGGtaagagggcctgatgcaggtaCGTTGAGCCACCTCTGGGTCTTTCCTCTATCAGCACTGGTTTTAAATCAAAACTTGCAATTTCACAATCtcaattttataattaatctAGAAAACCAAGTCATTAACACACACTGCCTAAAACGAGCCGACTCTACTAGAAAAGCTCCCTCCCCCGCAGTCACTGGATTCAGGGTCCCCTGCTCGGGACAGAGCGTGCTACAGCTCCCCGAGAGCACCCGGCGCCTCACCTCGCGTCATCCCCACAGCCTGCCCCAGACTGACAAGAGCAGGCAGTGGGTGACAAAGACGCGGCAGCACTCTCTCCCCTGGCAAAATCAAGTCCTCATAGTATCAAAACTGCCCGTCTGGCTGTCACAGAAAAAGCTGTATGGAAGTAAATACTCACATTCATGTCACAGAAGCCCACCGTACAGGGCTTCCCTTTCCTCAAGAATAAATTCTTCTGTTCAGCGTCAACGTAGGGCACACACCGGCCCGAGGGGTCCCTGCAGCACACCTTGCACGAGTTGTCGGTTTCTGGAACAGAACCAGGGAGCATATGGACAGCCGGACTGCAGCCTcgttcctccttccctcctctcctccccaccccgctccccacGGGGAAggaaatgcctttatttttcaaCAGCGAACTAGCCTTCGTGCACCCCCCAAGACTAACTTCTGACTTCAGGCTCCTCAGTCCTCAGGCCACAAGACAAGGACAATTTACACCAAAGAGCCTCCCTTAACGGAATAAAAGCCGAAGGATTCTCCTTCAGATCCCTTATGATTCTCAATGTTTCTCTTCATCCCAACATTCTTGTTACACCGCCGACTTCAACCCTTGGTGTCGCCGTTTCAAATACACCCCGGGAGAACCAAGGCTCCAGTGAGAGCCAGTACCGCTGCGACACAACAGCCAGGTGCAGGTCGCAGGGAGCCGCGGGGTGACGTGAGCGCAGGGGCTGAACCTCCGTCTACACCTACCACCCACAGCATGTGGGTCATGGAACCAACTAGGCACCACATAGGCCAGGTGGCACACACACCAACAACAGAAATGGCCAAAATGTCAACTGGCAACGCAACTCGGAACAGTATGTGACCCAGAGGAATCCCTGGTCACTTACGTGGGAGAACCTGGAATCAACTAGAACACAAAACCCAGCAAAAGCGCTCGAATGGGAAAGGAGACATTTCCATCATTCGTCCAGTGGTCAAGCATTTCCTGGGTGCTTACTGTGGGTCTCTCCAGGCATCCCAGGCCCCCTGCCGCTCCCTCTGGAAATGACTGGCTTGGAATCTACCGTGTGTCATCCCCTGTATTTACTGCTGCTCCCCCAGAAGAGCCGCTCCCTGCACTGTGCGCCAAGGGGTTCCCAACCCACTGGCTCCGACTTCTGCATGGTTTTGAAAGCAACAGAAGCCTCCTGAGGTGAGGCAGGGCAGGAAGCCTGGAGCCCAGTCGGTCCCTTCTCAGACTCGGGAGTTCCAAAAATAGAAGGTGGAAACCTGAGGACAAGCATCTGAGAAGCCAGCATGATGTCGCCAACTATCGCTAAGCGAGGCCCCTGCCCCAGACATCAggcagggagcagaaggcagcagacTCAGCCCTGGTGACGAGAGCAAACACCCGAATGGGCAGGGTCAGACCCTGGGACCAGCTCCCTCTGGCTGAAGTCCCGAGGAGCAGGAGTTCCCGGCCGGTGGCCGCAGCGGACTCCTGCTGTGCTCACGCGGGGTACCACGTGGCAGCGGGGCGCAGCGAGGACACTCCTCCACCCACCCGCTCACCTGCaccgcttcctcctctcccacccctaaGCCTGCCACTTGGTCTGAACGTGGAGCAGGAAGGACGACCAACAGGCGGGCATTCACAGACAAGTCAGTGGACCGGATGCGGAGCTAGAGGGCGCCCCCAGGCCCCgttgccctgccccacccccggcTGGGATCTCACCACCACCCCGGCCCAGCAGGGACTGCCAGGCCCCCGGAGGGAGGGACGGGCCCGGCAGGCATGACTGGCTCCACTCCGGCTGCAAGGACACGGCACGGACGTGTGCTCACCATTACAGGCGCAGGACTCCCGCTGCTGCTCCCGCTCACAGAAGGGGACGCACTTCCCATCTTTACACTTGCCGAGATCCAAGCACACCGTGTCGTCCGCGGCGTTGCCGGGCGGGGGGCACTCACTGCTGTTACCTGCAAGCACACGGGAAGCACACAGGTCGCCGTGAGTCACGCGGCAGAAGCAGGCCTCAGGTGCCCACAGAAGTTGGCACCGTGCTTCACAAAGGGCACAAAGTGGCCCGGGGACAGGACGCCAGCGGCCTGGGCCCAGCCGGCCACCAGCTGAGAGTGCCTGGCTGCGCGCCCAGCCCCACGCGGTGCACATCCCCAcgctcccaccccgcccctcagCCACTATTTAACATCTTGCTTTTACCTTTCCTTTGTGAAACGTAACTACAGAtaacaggacacacacacaggagcacCGACGCACCACAGAGCAAACTGTCACGGCCTCCACCGGCCTGAGAAGCAAGCTCTGCGGGAGGCTCACGGCAGCGGCCGGCCGGGCTCCTCCAACCTCACCAGCGGCCACACCTGAGCCCTCAGCCGGCGTCCAGTGTCTTCCCCTCTCCAAGGTCTCTCCCTCGGAACCATAACATACGCTGTTCAGTCTACCCGGAATGTTCTCGTTTCTGCCCTGGAGGGTACTAGCTGGCTTTTTCTCACCCTTAGATCTGGCTCCAAGACCTCCCTCAGACCTCCCACGGCCCTACGTTCACCCAGTACTTCCATCCCTAcagctgcttctctccttcaAGCGCACATTTTGCAacttatggctttttttttttttaagtaggctccacacccagtggagAACCCAAAgtagggctcgaacccatgaccctgagatcaagacctgagctgaagggcacaccagggtggttcagtcggcTAAACGTccgccttcaattcaggtcacggtcccagagtcctaagatcaagccccgcactgggctccttgctcagcagggagcctgcttctccctctctcgctccctctgcttgtgtgctcgctcgctcgcgcgctctctctctgtcaaataaataataaagaaataaaatgacctgagctgaaatcaagagtcaggcactcaactgactgagccacccaggcacccctcaatttatGTCTATGTGAGGATGTGTTTTCGGTTCAGACTGGTGAGCTCCACGAAAGCAAAGATCAAACTAGGAATAAGTCAACTTCGTCTAATCTCTATCACACGCCGTAAGTACCCCACAAGTACTTCTTAAATGAATCAATGATTCTTCCGGacaaaagaaaagccacagaaggATGTTAAATTCAAGTGAGAGGATGGAGTGAGGGGCTCTTTCTGGAAAGCGAGCAGCACACGCAGTTAAACATGACCGCAAGAAGAGAACTACCACATGCGGACGGTGGACGGTGGCCAGAGCCAGAGGCCTGGCCCTTCCCCTGACAAATGGGACCAAAGCCCGGAGTCCGAAAGAACTCAGGACTTGAAAGTCAGTGGAGTGGTATCGGGAAACTCAGAGAAACCTGTCCTGTCTCAAACCAAAGAAGCCCTTCACGAAGTACCCGATATACACTGACACGGGCACATCACCTGTGCCTCTGGTCTGGCGAAACCGTTTATGCTGCTGGGCACTCGGGGTCAATAGGATAGGCATGTAACAAGTGTGCGGCTGCTGAAAGGAGGCCATGGGGACAGGGTAGCATGTCAGAGACGGGGAGACCGCACTCCCCAGTATTTTCAGTGCGTGCTGCTGCCCTGAACACACACGTGCAAAATGTCCCACAAGTATCCGCTGCACACATGTTCTCAGCAGACTAACGTCAGGGCACCAGATGCAGAGGACAAGCATTAAACACACAGAGCCACCTAGTCTCCAGGCTCCCGAGACTCTGGGTGCATCGGACCCCACGGGTAGACGGAGCAGGTGGCACAGGTCACTGCACCTGTCCTCAGAGCCGCTggggccctgggcctgggggaAGGCGGCAAAGGGACCAACAACGTCCACTTCGAGCAAGGTCCCAGGTGATGCGGACGCTGCTGGTGGTGAACGCGGGGTCTTTAGAAGGAGTTAATATTCTGCTAGCTGCTCCTTCATAGAAAATAGCGAGGGAAAGAAAGGCTATTCGATAAGAAGgaataaattttttcaaattgctttgataatgcttatttaaaaagaatttttctgaaTCTGCTTTATTACTAAAACCAAGGCTGACATACTGAGCACAGCTAGAGAATGTTCGTGAGAAGCTTGCCTGAGCCGTTCCAGCTCCTGACAACTGGCAAACTGCAGCCGTGCTGACAGGTCTCAGAACGTAGGAGGCACGGGTGGTGTCTT
The window above is part of the Lutra lutra chromosome 9, mLutLut1.2, whole genome shotgun sequence genome. Proteins encoded here:
- the ADAM17 gene encoding disintegrin and metalloproteinase domain-containing protein 17 isoform X3, translated to MAKSYPNEEKDAWDVKMLLEQFSFDIAEEASKVCLAHLFTYQDFDMGTLGLAYVGSPRANSHGGVCPKAYYSPIGKKNIYLNSGLTSTKNYGKTILTKEADLVTTHELGHNFGAEHDPDGLAECAPNEDQGGKYVMYPIAVSGDHENNKMFSNCSKQSVYKTIESKAQECFQERSNKVCGNSRVDEGEECDPGIMHLNNDTCCGSDCMLRAGARCSDRNSPCCKNCQFETAQKKCQEAINATCKGVSYCTGNSSECPPPGNAADDTVCLDLGKCKDGKCVPFCEREQQRESCACNETDNSCKVCCRDPSGRCVPYVDAEQKNLFLRKGKPCTVGFCDMNGKCEKRVQDVIERFWDFIDQLSINTFGKFLADNIVGSVLVFSLIFWIPFSILVHCVDKKLDKQYESLSLFHPSNVEMLSSMDSASVRIIKPFPAPQTPGRPQPMQPLQVASAPPLPPAAPKLEPQRMDTIQEDPSMDSHVDEDGFEKDPFPNSGTAAKSFEDLTGRPVPRSEKAASFKLQRQNRVGSKETEC